The following proteins come from a genomic window of Mustela lutreola isolate mMusLut2 chromosome 6, mMusLut2.pri, whole genome shotgun sequence:
- the CMTR1 gene encoding cap-specific mRNA (nucleoside-2'-O-)-methyltransferase 1 isoform X12, whose protein sequence is MEEPGSLVTGDRAGGRSWCLRRVGINAEWLLLEDGNEVTIGRGFGVTYQLVSKICPLMISRNHCVLKQNVEGQWTIMDNKSLNGVWLNRERLEPLKVYSIHKGDHIQLGVPLENKENAEYEYEVTEEDRERMYPCLAPKNDQMTGKNRGLRTKRKFSLDELEGPGAEGTSNLKSKISKVSCEPGQPVKSHGKGEVASQPAEYLDPKLTSVEPSEKTTEAHVYPGSAKVIELHHKKQKASNPSVSQSSLELFKVTMSRILKLKTQMQEKQVAVLKVKKQTQKGNSKKIVKMEQELQDLQSQLCAEQAQQQARVEQLEKTFQEEEQHLQGLEKEQGEEDLKQQLAQALQEHRALMEELNRSKKDFEAIIQAKNKELEQTKEEKEKVQAQKEEVLSHVNDVLENELQCIICSEYFIEAVTLNCAHSFCSYCINEWMKRKVECPICRKDIKSKTHSLVLDNCINKMVDNLSSEVKERRIVLIRERKAKRLS, encoded by the exons GTGACGATAGGGCGAGGATTTGGTGTCACATACCAGCTGGTATCAAAAATCTGCCCTCTGATGATTTCCCGAAACCACTGTGTTTTGAAGCAGAATGTCGAGGGCCAGTGGACAATTATGGACAATAAG aGTCTGAATGGTGTTTGGCTGAACAGAGAACGTTTAGAACCTTTAAAGGTCTATTCTATCCATAAGGGAGACCACATCCAGCTCGGAGTACCTCTGGAGAATAAGGAGAATGCAGAGTATGAATATGAAGTTACTGAAGAAGACCGGGAGAGGATGTATCCTTGTCTTGCCCCAAAGAATGACCAGATGACAGGAAAAAATAGGGGATTGAGAACTAAAAGGAAATTCAGTTTGGATGAATTAGAGGGTCCTGGAGCTGAAGGCACCTCAAATTTGAAATCCAAAATAAGTAAAGTGTCTTGCGAACCTGGTCAACCAGTGAAGTCTCATGGGAAAGGTGAAGTGGCCAGTCAACCCGCTGAATATTTGGATCCTAAGTTGACTTCTGTTGAGCCAAGTGAGAAGACCACAGAGGCTCATGTTTACCCTGGTTCTGCAAAAGTCATAGAGCTTCATCATAAGAAGCAGAAAGCCTCAAACCCTTCAGTATCTCAGAGCAGCTTGGAGCTGTTCAAGGTGACCATGTCCAGGATTCTGAAGCTGAAAACACAAATGCAGGAAAAACAGGTAGCTGTCCTGAAGGTGAAAAAGCAAACCCAAAAGGGGAACTCAAAGAAAATTGTGAAAATGGAGCAGGAGCTACAGGACTTACAGTCCCAGCTGTGTGCAGAGCAGGCCCAGCAACAGGCCAGAGTGGAGCAGTTAGAGAAGACTTTCCAGGAAGAGGAACAGCATCTCCAG GGTTTGGAGAAGGAGCAAGGAGAAGAGGACCTGAAGCAACAACTGGCCCAGGCTCTGCAGGAG CATCGGGCTCTAATGGAAGAACTAAATCGCAGCAAGAAGGACTTTGAAGCAATCATTCAAGCCAAGAACAAAGAATTGGAACAGACCAAG gaagagaaggagaaggtgcAGGCACAGAAGGAAGAAGTGCTTAGCCACGTGAATGACGTGCTAGAGAATGAGCTCCAGTGTATTATTTGCTCCGAATACTTCATTGAG GCTGTCACCTTGAACTGTGCCCACAGTTTCTGCTCTTACTGTATCAATGAGTGGATGAAGCGGAAGGTAGAATGCCCCATTTGTCGGAAGGACATCAAGTCCAAAACCCACTCCCTGGTTCTGGATAATTGCATTAATAAGATGGTAGATAATCTGAGCTCAGAAGTGAAAGAACGACGAATTGTCCTCATTAGGGAACGAAAAG ccAAGAGACTCTCCTGA
- the CMTR1 gene encoding cap-specific mRNA (nucleoside-2'-O-)-methyltransferase 1 isoform X11 produces the protein MEEPGSLVTGDRAGGRSWCLRRVGINAEWLLLEDGNEVTIGRGFGVTYQLVSKICPLMISRNHCVLKQNVEGQWTIMDNKSLNGVWLNRERLEPLKVYSIHKGDHIQLGVPLENKENAEYEYEVTEEDRERMYPCLAPKNDQMTGKNRGLRTKRKFSLDELEGPGAEGTSNLKSKISKVSCEPGQPVKSHGKGEVASQPAEYLDPKLTSVEPSEKTTEAHVYPGSAKVIELHHKKQKASNPSVSQSSLELFKVTMSRILKLKTQMQEKQVAVLKVKKQTQKGNSKKIVKMEQELQDLQSQLCAEQAQQQARVEQLEKTFQEEEQHLQGLEKEQGEEDLKQQLAQALQEHRALMEELNRSKKDFEAIIQAKNKELEQTKEEKEKVQAQKEEVLSHVNDVLENELQCIICSEYFIEAVTLNCAHSFCSYCINEWMKRKVECPICRKDIKSKTHSLVLDNCINKMVDNLSSEVKERRIVLIRERKGKSFVLAQHKIKTEMEMVQPSLYWNRKAHQRREHRYLRSDSTHVPSK, from the exons GTGACGATAGGGCGAGGATTTGGTGTCACATACCAGCTGGTATCAAAAATCTGCCCTCTGATGATTTCCCGAAACCACTGTGTTTTGAAGCAGAATGTCGAGGGCCAGTGGACAATTATGGACAATAAG aGTCTGAATGGTGTTTGGCTGAACAGAGAACGTTTAGAACCTTTAAAGGTCTATTCTATCCATAAGGGAGACCACATCCAGCTCGGAGTACCTCTGGAGAATAAGGAGAATGCAGAGTATGAATATGAAGTTACTGAAGAAGACCGGGAGAGGATGTATCCTTGTCTTGCCCCAAAGAATGACCAGATGACAGGAAAAAATAGGGGATTGAGAACTAAAAGGAAATTCAGTTTGGATGAATTAGAGGGTCCTGGAGCTGAAGGCACCTCAAATTTGAAATCCAAAATAAGTAAAGTGTCTTGCGAACCTGGTCAACCAGTGAAGTCTCATGGGAAAGGTGAAGTGGCCAGTCAACCCGCTGAATATTTGGATCCTAAGTTGACTTCTGTTGAGCCAAGTGAGAAGACCACAGAGGCTCATGTTTACCCTGGTTCTGCAAAAGTCATAGAGCTTCATCATAAGAAGCAGAAAGCCTCAAACCCTTCAGTATCTCAGAGCAGCTTGGAGCTGTTCAAGGTGACCATGTCCAGGATTCTGAAGCTGAAAACACAAATGCAGGAAAAACAGGTAGCTGTCCTGAAGGTGAAAAAGCAAACCCAAAAGGGGAACTCAAAGAAAATTGTGAAAATGGAGCAGGAGCTACAGGACTTACAGTCCCAGCTGTGTGCAGAGCAGGCCCAGCAACAGGCCAGAGTGGAGCAGTTAGAGAAGACTTTCCAGGAAGAGGAACAGCATCTCCAG GGTTTGGAGAAGGAGCAAGGAGAAGAGGACCTGAAGCAACAACTGGCCCAGGCTCTGCAGGAG CATCGGGCTCTAATGGAAGAACTAAATCGCAGCAAGAAGGACTTTGAAGCAATCATTCAAGCCAAGAACAAAGAATTGGAACAGACCAAG gaagagaaggagaaggtgcAGGCACAGAAGGAAGAAGTGCTTAGCCACGTGAATGACGTGCTAGAGAATGAGCTCCAGTGTATTATTTGCTCCGAATACTTCATTGAG GCTGTCACCTTGAACTGTGCCCACAGTTTCTGCTCTTACTGTATCAATGAGTGGATGAAGCGGAAGGTAGAATGCCCCATTTGTCGGAAGGACATCAAGTCCAAAACCCACTCCCTGGTTCTGGATAATTGCATTAATAAGATGGTAGATAATCTGAGCTCAGAAGTGAAAGAACGACGAATTGTCCTCATTAGGGAACGAAAAG GGAAGTCATTTGTACTAgcccaacacaaaataaagacAGAGATGGAGATGGTCCAGCCCAGCCTCTACTGGAATAGGAAAGCACATcagagaagagaacacag
- the CMTR1 gene encoding cap-specific mRNA (nucleoside-2'-O-)-methyltransferase 1 isoform X13: MEEPGSLVTGDRAGGRSWCLRRVGINAEWLLLEDGNEVTIGRGFGVTYQLVSKICPLMISRNHCVLKQNVEGQWTIMDNKSLNGVWLNRERLEPLKVYSIHKGDHIQLGVPLENKENAEYEYEVTEEDRERMYPCLAPKNDQMTGKNRGLRTKRKFSLDELEGPGAEGTSNLKSKISKVSCEPGQPVKSHGKGEVASQPAEYLDPKLTSVEPSEKTTEAHVYPGSAKVIELHHKKQKASNPSVSQSSLELFKVTMSRILKLKTQMQEKQVAVLKVKKQTQKGNSKKIVKMEQELQDLQSQLCAEQAQQQARVEQLEKTFQEEEQHLQGLEKEQGEEDLKQQLAQALQEHRALMEELNRSKKDFEAIIQAKNKELEQTKEEKEKVQAQKEEVLSHVNDVLENELQCIICSEYFIEPRDSPEDHTPGAFKGLPGNGSLGWSGGLSVARSWAALR; this comes from the exons GTGACGATAGGGCGAGGATTTGGTGTCACATACCAGCTGGTATCAAAAATCTGCCCTCTGATGATTTCCCGAAACCACTGTGTTTTGAAGCAGAATGTCGAGGGCCAGTGGACAATTATGGACAATAAG aGTCTGAATGGTGTTTGGCTGAACAGAGAACGTTTAGAACCTTTAAAGGTCTATTCTATCCATAAGGGAGACCACATCCAGCTCGGAGTACCTCTGGAGAATAAGGAGAATGCAGAGTATGAATATGAAGTTACTGAAGAAGACCGGGAGAGGATGTATCCTTGTCTTGCCCCAAAGAATGACCAGATGACAGGAAAAAATAGGGGATTGAGAACTAAAAGGAAATTCAGTTTGGATGAATTAGAGGGTCCTGGAGCTGAAGGCACCTCAAATTTGAAATCCAAAATAAGTAAAGTGTCTTGCGAACCTGGTCAACCAGTGAAGTCTCATGGGAAAGGTGAAGTGGCCAGTCAACCCGCTGAATATTTGGATCCTAAGTTGACTTCTGTTGAGCCAAGTGAGAAGACCACAGAGGCTCATGTTTACCCTGGTTCTGCAAAAGTCATAGAGCTTCATCATAAGAAGCAGAAAGCCTCAAACCCTTCAGTATCTCAGAGCAGCTTGGAGCTGTTCAAGGTGACCATGTCCAGGATTCTGAAGCTGAAAACACAAATGCAGGAAAAACAGGTAGCTGTCCTGAAGGTGAAAAAGCAAACCCAAAAGGGGAACTCAAAGAAAATTGTGAAAATGGAGCAGGAGCTACAGGACTTACAGTCCCAGCTGTGTGCAGAGCAGGCCCAGCAACAGGCCAGAGTGGAGCAGTTAGAGAAGACTTTCCAGGAAGAGGAACAGCATCTCCAG GGTTTGGAGAAGGAGCAAGGAGAAGAGGACCTGAAGCAACAACTGGCCCAGGCTCTGCAGGAG CATCGGGCTCTAATGGAAGAACTAAATCGCAGCAAGAAGGACTTTGAAGCAATCATTCAAGCCAAGAACAAAGAATTGGAACAGACCAAG gaagagaaggagaaggtgcAGGCACAGAAGGAAGAAGTGCTTAGCCACGTGAATGACGTGCTAGAGAATGAGCTCCAGTGTATTATTTGCTCCGAATACTTCATTGAG ccAAGAGACTCTCCTGAAGACCACACTCCAGGGGCGTTCAAGGGATTGCCAGGCAATGGGAGCTTGGGATGGTCTGGAGGATTATCTGTGGCCAGGTCTTGGGCTGCTCTGAGATAG